In the genome of Candidatus Methylomirabilota bacterium, the window TCGAGCTTCGACCAGCGCGTGACGCAGTGGACGTCCGAGGTGAGCGTGACGCGCGGCAACCGCTGGAACTCCTCCCAGGTCCAGCTCGCCTCCCGCTCGACACGCCCGAAGCAGCGGAAGGTCCAGATCCTGGGGTCGAATCGCGGCGTCCGGCCGTACGTGAGGACCGGCCACTTCTCCGTGAGCGTCTGGCCCGGCGGCACGCGGCGCGCCAGGGCGGGATCAGGCGGCTTCATCCTCGACTCACTATACACCCGCCGGCAGAAGCTTCTCGGCGGGTCCCGGGGGGCGACCATATAATGGTCGCAGGACACAGCCCCGTCGGGGCGCTTCGGCCGGCGAAAGGACACGCAGATGAACGGGGAACGGAAGCTGGCGCTGTTCATCGACTTCGAGAACATCGCCCGCGGCGTCAAGGAGGCGCAGTACAAGGCCTTCGAGATCAAGCTGGTGCTCGAACGATTGCTGGAGAAGGGCAAGATCATCGTCCGCCGGGCCTACGCGGACTGGAACCGCTTCACCGAGTACAAGCGCCCCTTCCACGAGTGGGCGATCGAGCTGATCGACGTTCCGCAGAGCCGCTACAGCGGCAAGAACTCGGCGGACATCCGGATGGTGGTGGACGCGCTCGACCTCGCCTACGGCAAGACCCACATCGACTCGTTCGCGCTCGTGTCCGGCGATTCCGACTTCTCGCCGCTCGTGTCGAAGCTCCGCGAGAACGACCGCTACGTCATCGGGCTCGGGGTCAAGTCGTCCTCGTCCGACCTCCTCGTCGGCAACTGCGACGAGTTCATCTTCTACGAGGACCTGATCCGCGACACGAAGAAGACCAACCTCCTGCGGGGGCTCCCCGAGAAGAAGGCCGAGGCGATGGCGCAGCTCATCGATGCGATCCAGGCGCTGCAGCGCGAAAACAAAGAGACGTTGTGGGGCTCGATGGTCAAGCAGACGATGATCCGCAAGAACCCGGCCTTCAACGAGTCGTACTACGGGTTCTCGACCTTCTCGAAGCTCCTCGAGGAGGCCGCCAAGCAGAAGATCGTCACGCTCGAGCGCGACGAGAAGAGCGGCACGTACGTCATCACGGCCCTCACGGAAGAGGGCGGCCGCGCCGCCTGAGCCGGGGCCGCGCCGCCGG includes:
- a CDS encoding NYN domain-containing protein; amino-acid sequence: MNGERKLALFIDFENIARGVKEAQYKAFEIKLVLERLLEKGKIIVRRAYADWNRFTEYKRPFHEWAIELIDVPQSRYSGKNSADIRMVVDALDLAYGKTHIDSFALVSGDSDFSPLVSKLRENDRYVIGLGVKSSSSDLLVGNCDEFIFYEDLIRDTKKTNLLRGLPEKKAEAMAQLIDAIQALQRENKETLWGSMVKQTMIRKNPAFNESYYGFSTFSKLLEEAAKQKIVTLERDEKSGTYVITALTEEGGRAA